CCTGCGCGAGGTTTTCTTTGACCTGCTGATGGTAAACTTTTTCAGTGCTGATGTTGTGCGCCTGGAAGAAGATTACCTGGATACCCCTGAATGGGAAGCTATTGAGGAAGAAACTTTAGACCGCGGTACTGAATTGTTGAATCTGCTGCTTTATTTAACAGAGTGCGCAGATGAAGACATTGAGCCAGGATTGGAAGATTACCTGAAAGAGTTTTTATTGGTTGATGACGATGAGTTTCAGGATGAATACAGCATCTACGAACCGATAATTGAAAACCAGATACTGATTGAAAGCCCGGCATCAGAAATTGCCAAAGTGGCGTCAAAACTGCCTGATAATTCTGAACTGAAAGAACTGTTCTATCCAATTATGTGCTTCTTCCAGCAGCCTGATGGATCGGCGGAAGCAGAAACAGAGGCAGCAGCAAGTGCTCCATTTGATAAATCATTCGAGATGGCGGTATACCAGGTTTTAGTTAACTTCAGATAAACTAAGACATCATGGAAGACCAAACCCTTGAACAAAAAATAAAAAAAGCAGCGGTGCCTAGCGGCCTGATCTACGGCATTGTGTCGTTGGTGATGGCTATTGCGGCTTTCTATTACATTGTTGGCGTTGCCAATTCGCTAGTGGGCTTAACGGTAGTGCCTTTTATATTATCTGTAATTGTGCCGATTGCCGCGGCGGTATTTTTGACGCTCGATCTGAGAAAGAGAATTGGCGGCTTTTGGAACTTCCGCCAGGCGGTTACCGGCATCTTCATTGTGTTTTTTATAGGTTTCTGGGTAAGCTATTTGGGCAGAGATTTTCTCTTTGCCAAGCTAATTGAGCCCGATATGGTAACCAAAACAGAGAACGCCTTTGTTGCACCGATGACCAAAATGCTGGAAAAAAGCGGTGCCGATCAGGATAAAATTGATCAGCAGTTAGATAAATTCAAACAGAATTTTGAGACCCAGAAAGTGATGACCGTTGGCTCCGTAGTAAAAAACGTTACGATAGCCATTATCCTCACCTTTGTTTTTTCGCTCATCTTCGCAGCTATCTTTAAGAGAGAACCGCCGCTGTTTGATACACCGGTTGAAGAAGCTACTACCTGATAGTATAAGCAACTAAGAAATAAAAATCCCCGCAGTGTTTCTGCGGGGATTTTTTTGTTGTTTCCGTTTTCATTGATCGGCTAAATGGTTTTACAACCATCGGTTATAATTGCTATTTTTGCACCGATGACCAACAAGAAAGAAGATTACTCGTTCTGGACCAAATACAAGCGTTTTGCGGGTAACGAGGTGTTGTTATACGTTGTAATGATTATCGGCATTATAGCTGGTATCATTATGTTTAGTTAAGCTTGGTAAACACCACCTGGTAATTATCAGCATGGGATACGGCTTCATAAAAATCAATCAGGTTTTCGTATTCGTCTTTGTTAAAAGTACCGTCATTTAACTGTAGACGTCTTTTCAAGGTAAGTTTATTACCTGTTAAGCTCATATTCAGTTTGTAGGTCCCAAACGGCTTTTCAATATTCTTGCTAATCAGGTCTTTATCTAATTTATAGCCTTCGGGTAGGGTGTAGGTAAATTCATCCTCATCTACATATCCCCGGTTAATATATACGTCTCTAGACCGGTTGCGCACGTCATCTGGCACGTAGTTGTGCCTGTCGGCCAGATTGGGTAAAAAGTAAACCCGGCCGTTATTGTCGGTAGCAAAATCTACAGCTTTTAAGCTCATTGTTTCTGTGGTAACCGGTGTTTCGCTTTTAAGTTTAGTAAAGTTAAGGTGTTGTACATCCAGGTTATTGATATTATACTCATCGTGAATGTCTTTTACCTGCTCTTCGTAGGATTCGCTTATCAAATGATCGCGATTGTCAAATTCGGTGCCGGCAAAAGTGGTTTTCATATCGCCAGACAGTAATCCGGTATTACTAATAGTAAATTGGCCTGTACGGTGTGTCAGGTTTTCCTGCGGCGCATAACGGCGCGTGTGCATCAGCTTACCGCCCTCTGGCGTACAGGCTAATACCACGCGGTCATCGGTAAAATCGCCAATAAAGCCGAAAGGATTGGTACGACTGGTGCATTCTACCCAGGTGGTATCGTTTTTAAAGGGAACACAAAGAATAATGTGGTTACCTTCCATGCTGGCAAAATCAGTGGTCATGCTGCGTTTTACAGCGCGTTCGCCATAAACCACACAATACCAGGCATCAATACCTACGGTTTTAAGTAATGCCTTGGTATAGTTTACCAGCGCCTTGCAATCGCCGTAGCCGTTTTGATCTACATCAGTAGCGGTAAACGGCTGATAGCCGCCTATACCCACCTGAATGCTTACATAGCGCGTTTTCTGCTGCACAAACTCATAGATTTTACGAGCCTTTTCTTTAGGGTCTGTAATGTTTGCCGTTATCTCTTTGATATGATCGGCTGTCTCCTGAGGCACCACATCCCGACCGGTCAGCAGTTTATCATAGATCCATTTACCCAGACTGTTCCAATCGGTAAATACCCCCTCGTAACCATCATAAAAGAAATCAGACGAAGTGATGCGCACATCAGGCATAAACTTATCTGCCGACGGACTCATAGGCTCCTTGCGGTATGCATTAATATTTGATGCGTTCCAGGTATAGACAATCATCCCATTTTTGGTGGTAGATGTTGTCATCTTCTGCGGAATGTTTGACTCTTTGATGTTGATCTTCAAACTGGGTTTAGCAATAAACGTATATGAGCTGTTTTGCACGCTTAAGCCAAAATCGCATGGGCTCCATTCATGAAAATACATCGTTTGCCGGTTGCGCGTTTCATAATCATACTCAACGGTAAAAGGGTAGGTTGATACCGGCGGCGCAAAATATTTAACGCGTGTATCCAAGAAAAGCGAGAAACCATCAGCCGCAGAAAAGTCTTTCATGTCCCGCTCGTTAAATTTTCCCACCAATTTGCCATCCGCGTCATATATCGTTCCTTTTACGTTTTTGATGGAGGCCATTTTGTCATAATATAGATATAACGATGCTTTGTCGGCACCGCTTTTATTCAGTACCGTTATGGCTTTTTTGCAATGATAACTGTAGCTATACTGGTCATCGGCCTGCAGGGTCTGTTCGCTGGTGCGTACTACTGCTCCCGCGTACGATAAAAGCGGCTTTGGGATCAGGCTTACGTTATAATCGGCTTGCTGCGCAACGCTTTTCAATGTAAGGAAGCACAGACCTGTAAAAAACAATAATCTTCTCATTTCTTCTTAAATACCACTTCTGCGCTTTCTGCCTGGATAATTTTATTATACATCTCCTTAAGATAAGGATACTCCTCTGATGAGTATAACGAACGGTTAAACTGGATGGAATAACTGCAGTTAAACCCGTCGTCAGTAGGGGTGTAGCCTAACAGGAAGCGGCCGCCCTGGTTTGGCAGTGCCAGGCCTACTTGCTGTGGTAACGCTTCTGTGGTCATCTTATCCGGCAGGTGCACGGTGAGGATAAATCGCTCTTCAGACGGTGCGCCACA
This region of Mucilaginibacter yixingensis genomic DNA includes:
- a CDS encoding DUF4199 domain-containing protein, translating into MEDQTLEQKIKKAAVPSGLIYGIVSLVMAIAAFYYIVGVANSLVGLTVVPFILSVIVPIAAAVFLTLDLRKRIGGFWNFRQAVTGIFIVFFIGFWVSYLGRDFLFAKLIEPDMVTKTENAFVAPMTKMLEKSGADQDKIDQQLDKFKQNFETQKVMTVGSVVKNVTIAIILTFVFSLIFAAIFKREPPLFDTPVEEATT
- a CDS encoding DUF3857 domain-containing protein, with protein sequence MRRLLFFTGLCFLTLKSVAQQADYNVSLIPKPLLSYAGAVVRTSEQTLQADDQYSYSYHCKKAITVLNKSGADKASLYLYYDKMASIKNVKGTIYDADGKLVGKFNERDMKDFSAADGFSLFLDTRVKYFAPPVSTYPFTVEYDYETRNRQTMYFHEWSPCDFGLSVQNSSYTFIAKPSLKINIKESNIPQKMTTSTTKNGMIVYTWNASNINAYRKEPMSPSADKFMPDVRITSSDFFYDGYEGVFTDWNSLGKWIYDKLLTGRDVVPQETADHIKEITANITDPKEKARKIYEFVQQKTRYVSIQVGIGGYQPFTATDVDQNGYGDCKALVNYTKALLKTVGIDAWYCVVYGERAVKRSMTTDFASMEGNHIILCVPFKNDTTWVECTSRTNPFGFIGDFTDDRVVLACTPEGGKLMHTRRYAPQENLTHRTGQFTISNTGLLSGDMKTTFAGTEFDNRDHLISESYEEQVKDIHDEYNINNLDVQHLNFTKLKSETPVTTETMSLKAVDFATDNNGRVYFLPNLADRHNYVPDDVRNRSRDVYINRGYVDEDEFTYTLPEGYKLDKDLISKNIEKPFGTYKLNMSLTGNKLTLKRRLQLNDGTFNKDEYENLIDFYEAVSHADNYQVVFTKLN